A genomic region of Papaver somniferum cultivar HN1 chromosome 7, ASM357369v1, whole genome shotgun sequence contains the following coding sequences:
- the LOC113294962 gene encoding inorganic pyrophosphatase 1-like — MAGIVILFDFDKTIIDHDSDNYVIDELGFTQLFDELLPTMPWNTLMDKMMLELHSNGKTIEDIANVLRRAPLDANIISAIKSAHALGCELKILSDANLFFIETILEHHGLSGYFSEINTNPGFVDDQGRLRIFPYHDFTTAPHGCTTACHGCPICPPNMCKGIIFDRIKAEAYADGKKRIIYLGDGKGDYCPSLKLEPSDRLMPRKDYPLWELISSDPSLIKAEIHEWTDGKEQEQILLQLINTINFEDTNINAAGVTLLAGDCKFQTIPVSNHESFPKVLAVPIKS, encoded by the exons CACGATAGTGATAATTATGTCATTGATGAATTGGGTTTCACTCAATTGTTTGATGAACTCTTGCCTACCATGCCCTGGAATACTCTCATG GATAAGATGATGTTAGAGCTTCACTCTAATGGGAAGACAATTGAAGACATTGCCAATGTTTTGAGACGCGCTCCATTGGATGCTAATATCATTTCAGCCATTAAATCAGCTCATGCTCTTGG GTGTGAATTGAAAATTTTGAGTGACGCAAATCTGTTCTTCATTGAAACAATACTAGAACATCATGGGTTGTCAGGTTACTTCTCAGAAATCAACACGAACCCGGGTTTCGTCGATGACCAAGGAAGATTAAGAATCTTCCCATACCATGATTTCACCACTGCTCCTCATGGTTGCACTACTGCTTGTCATGGTTGTCCCATCTGCCCTCCCAACATGTGCAAG GGTATAATATTTGACCGGATCAAAGCAGAAGCTTACGCAGATGGCAAGAAGAGAATTATCTATCTTGGAGATGGAAAGGGTGATTACTGCCCAAGTTTGAAGCTCGAGCCATCCGACCGTCTTATGCCAAGAAAAGACTACCCACTCTGGGAACTAATTTCCAGTGACCCATCACTAATCAAGGCAGAAATTCACGAATGGACCGATGGTAAAGAACAAGAACAAATTTTACTTCAACTCATTAACACAATAAACTTTGAAGATACTAACATTAACGCAGCCGGGGTAACACTGTTGGCGGGCGATTGCAAGTTTCAGACGATTCCGGTTTCAAATCACGAGTCGTTTCCCAAAGTTCTTGCAGTGCCCATTAAAAGTTAG